tgcccagtcttgagggtcgccacgtaataaagaaataatgatcttaacttgttgaactgggtcaccagaggagcggggtttcaaagccagaaagagtttacaattatttttaaaattcaaaaacttagctctatctccagaaaataactcaggaataggaattttaggttctaacataggattctgaactactaaatcttgaatattctgtacatttatagcgagattatccatcaaagagaacagaccttgaatgtccatgtccacacctgtgttctgaaccaccctgatgtaaaggggaaaagaaagacagaacacagtgcaaagaaaaaaaaatggtctcagaacttctcttttccctctattgagaagcattagtactttgggcctccagtactgttatgaacaggtaattcagaaccacaatggacatagaagttcagagcacacaaagtgacctgacaattaccaaaaacataggacgagctctgagacgtgggaactctgctgaccgcaatccctaatcctatcacaccacactagaggtagccgtggattgcgcctaacgctccctatgcaactcggcacagcctgagaaactaactagccctgaagatacaaaaaataagcctaccttgcctcagagaaattccccaaaggaaaaggcagcccctcacatataatgactgtgagtaaagatgaaaatacaaacacagagatgaaatagatttagcaaagtgaggcccaacttactgaatagaccgaggataggaaagatagctttgcggtcaacacaaaaacctacaaacaaccacgcagaggggcaaaaagaccctccgcaccgactaacggtacggaggtgctccctctgcgtctcagagcttccagcaagcaagaaaaaccaatatagcaagctggacagaaaaaatagcaaacaaaaataacacaagcaaaacttagcttatgcaggagagaaaggccacaggaacgatccaggaggaagcaagaccaatactagaacattgactggaggccaggatcaaagcaccaggtggagttaaatagagcagcacctaacgacttaacctcatcacctgaggaaggaaacccagaagtcgcagtaccactctcatccaccaaaggaagctcatagacagaaccagccgaagtaccactctcgaccacaggagggagcttggccacagaattcacaacatggaagCCACAGCACGTGTAACCAGTTAATCTCAGCCACGACTACAGCTCTAGCTCTGCCTCTTACACTTGGCGTAGTGCGGCGGGATCCCACAACTGTGCAGCATGGGAATGTCGCGGAAGATGTTATTGATGCGACCAGAAAAGAAAGAGATGAAGTCATTATGGATGCTACTGATACACTGGACTTTTCAAAAACCGTCAATGAGGCTGACATTGTGATGGCCAAGATGGTGACCATAAAGATGGCGGATAATTGCACGCAATTGAGGGACAATAACTATGATCCCTCCCCTCGTGGGCGTCCTGATGGAAAATTGGTGCGAGAAGCTGTCTGACAGAGTCTGTGGCCTAACCATAGTGCCCACCCCTGGTGGGTGCATTGGAGAAGAAGAAGGACTCACCCTCTGTCATATGCTACTAGGAAATGGTGGAGAGGTCGGAATTGACCCCACTCTGGAACAGGGGCGAACAAGAAAATCCTGGGTGCAGCTGTGCAGTGTCATTACGAGACATGGCACCGGCAGCGATGGAGCACTCCTGCATATGTCACTGCAAGGGAGTAGGCCACATGGAGTTAAAATGgtggcaggaggaggagagtacccAACCTGGACGAGAGAGAGGAGTGTCGGATGAGTATTGGACTAACCGCTTTCCAGAGCTTCCCCAGGAGAGGACCTGACTCGGGAGACAGAGAGACGACGCTGCTGAAACATCCCCATTACTTGCAGAAGAGAGCTCCCGGCGGCTACCGGAGCCAGAGCGCCATCCACGGGAGCCCGAGCCACGTCGTGCGGAGCCAGAACATTGGCGGGAAATGAGGCCTCGACATCTTGTAGAGCAGGAGCCTGACCTTCAGGAGTCGGGACAGCAACGGAGGCCGGAACCACCTTGTCCGGAAAGTTTCCTTCTACAATGTCGGGGACCAGGATGAACGACACCCTTGGAGGAGCCTGGACCAGAAGCAAAGGGCCAGTCGGGACTtcagtagcgggagccagagtgtgCAGCGGTGTCTGCATAGGGATCCACCAATCGCAGGATGGGCGCGGTCGGATCACTGCAGTCAACAGCGGTGAGTGCTCCTCGGCCCTTGACCCCTGAGGGTTGGTCCCTACCACGGACCTCCACTCCGCCAGGCTGGATTGTCCCTTGGCTTTCTTCTTCAGAAAAAGAGCTCATCAATCCTTCCTGCAGCTGTCCAGAGCGGGAGACCCAGCCTACATCCGTCACAAGTACAATGCTGGGCACTTCTTATCAGGCCGCGAATGGCCCAGTCCCCTCTCCCGGGCAGTCTGCCTGGATTGCTGGAGTCATTTAGAAGAAGAAACAACGGGAGAGAGAGATATGATCTGAATTGCACTGAAATGGAGAGGGTGCTATGGCCTGTCGCCATACTCATGGCCAACTTGTATAGACGGAGGTGGGAAGAGGCTTCATCTGTGAGTCGGGAACTGACTACAAGGTTTACGCAAATGCCACCTTGATAATATTTGGTAGACCCCTGAAAGAAGGGAACTGGGTTTCCTTTGTGAGAGAGGACTGTCCCAGGGGCGACTATGCTGTGGCACTGACTCTCTGCTCAGAGGATGATGGCCTGGGACTGTATGCGAGGCCGGACCAGGATAGGTCAGCCCCTGTGTTTCATCTACCCCCCCATTCTAATACTGCTTCTGCTGCATCCTGGAAGCCTGCAGACTCTGCAGCTGCAGAGTCCCCTTCAGCCCGTACGTGGGCGTGGAACCAGTCTGATGGAGTGGCATGGGATACGTGCCGTTGAACTGTATATACTTGTTGGTGAGGCTTGAAAAGTTGTGCTTGTTGCACCTTCAGAATAAACTGGACTGTTCTGCGTCCCTGCGGGCAAGTGAGCCCTGATAACACTCCCAGAAACGGGAGTAGTGCGGCCAGTACCGCCAGTGAAGTACGTTAAGTTGTCGGTTAAGGTTTGTTGCATCTGTTGCACCCTTTTTGCTGGATAGCAAAACTCTACATTATGGAAAAAGGGGGTCCTTGGACTAACGGACACAGTGTGGCTACGGCAATAGACTGTGCTCTATGACCAGGCAGCACACGTGTCACACAGGATAGTGCTATACACAAAGGGAGGGGGACGTCTCCCTTAAAGAACTGCTGACCTTACGGAAAGGTCATACCCCTGTAAATATGTTGGATGCGGGTAGAACTGCTTGATCTGTGTACTAGCGGTGCGAATGGAAGGACTGTTTCTTGGCACATGGTAAAAGGTTTTGTGGGAAAACAGACTTTTTGTTCCCACATTGGACTAAGGGTGTAACCTGCAGGACTGTGAACCAGGCACCTCTTAAGGGAGACAGGACTCTCGTGCATTGATTTTGCGCAGTTATAATCTACCTCATTttatctccctgtgtggagtatttaTGTTAATTATTAAAGCTTGGGTAAATGGTCAGGGACAACAATTGTTAAACGAAGGGGGAATATAAGTGGGTGCCACACCTCTACCCCCTTAAAGATGTATATTTGTCatgccatgtatatatatatatatatatatatatatatatatgccatttTGTCTGTTTTAGTTGTGATAGGGCAAGTGTAGAACCTGTCATCGGACACTAGATGGGGCTCCATATGATACATAGTTATGTAGGAGGGGCTGTCTGTGTTAAGTGCAAGCCTTCCTGTTTGTAGTTAGTAGGGGCTTAGAGCCTGTGCTGGGCAGACAGCTTTGCAATGTTTAAGCCTCATACCCAGCCATTCAGAGTACAGCTGAGGCAGCAGTGTAACTACAGTTTGGGACAGAAGCTAGAGAAGTGGTCCAAGACCAGTACAGGGAcacaggtcgctcaccatgtggcagattATTGCTTGGGCTCGTGGCGAAACGGACGGAGGAATACTCAAATGTAGTGAGCTCCCACAGGGAGGACCCTGAGCTATCGCAAGAGGTGATACATCCCCATAATGTACTGCAGGACGTAGGAGAAAGTGTAGGGAGAGCGGAGGACGTGAACTGTGTGGAACCTAATGCTGATGATGTAACTGACAAGAATGTGCTGCGACAAAGTAAAGTTCATCGTTTTAAGTTTGAAAAGGACTGTCTTTTACTGTACTACGGAGGCAGTGGAACTTAAGCCAGCCCGATGGGACCCAAATGGTGCAGAGGGAGAAGCGAAAAGTATGCTGCAGAAGGGACATTGTTTGCATGTAACCAGTTAATCTCAGCCACAACTATGGCTCTGGCTCTGCCTTTTACAACTCATTCACGCAGATGTCCCCTTGGGGAAGGAACatctcagcaaacttgttgctgaagtgatcaATGATCGGCCAGAATGTTGAAAAGTTGGGGTGATCTTGGGAGGACAACGTGCATAATTGTTGTAATGTAAAAAATTTTGGATGGCCTCAAAGCGCTTGAATCATAGCCATGTGGAACACTGGAATGTTGTATAAAATatgaacactccaatattgccgaagttctggcttcttcactaaACCCATGGGAAGAACAAGGCCCTAAAATGTCTTGATTTCTACTGCAACTAAAGGGGTCCAGTTAGAAAATGAAATAGTGGTGTTTTGGGCCAAATATTGCTGTGCATACAAATTTGTCTCAGCCACCATCAGGTCTACAAAATCCTTAGAGAAAAATACATTGAAAACTATTTCTGTGATGTTGGTGGTGTCAAATTGGAGGAGGCTCTTAATCTtccgggcgggggggggggggggtgttgtccATAGGGGCTCACTAACGGTAGGCACTGGTTCATTTTCTGCCCTGgagtgtctgcgtggcggttcggTATCACTTGAGTAAGAGGAGGAATCGGATAAATAGCGTAAGGTGGTtaccctctccctcactatcaatgTCAGAGGCAAAGAAGACATATGCCTCCTCCATTGAATACCGTCATTGGGACAAGTAGGACATTTTTTCACTTGTGATGTGTGTATACCAAATATTATTCAGGTGTATGTTTATGAGTGTGTGAGAGAGtgtttggtgtaaacttttttATTTAGAAGACGAAAAAAGAAAAGAATCTAGAAAGAAAAAGATAGAAATAAAATTAAAAGAATataaaaatttggtaaaataaaagacAAAACAGGTGTCAGTAAAAAAGAAAATTACTGAGCACCCGCAACTATCTGACACTAAGCCTTACTATactcagtaaaaaatactgtataaAAGATGctgattactacagtatatttttactatccCTAATCTAGTCCTATTAATTAAtcttatcatttttttttactcttttttttcataaaaaaaatgggCATAACCGATCAGCATGgatataattcttttttttaactttgcacTTCCTGCTCTTTCTGCTACTGCCTGCGTTTTGCACATGGCTCACAGATCCCCAGGCCCTGTACTTACAGCCCACGCTCCCCCTTTCTTAAAGGGACTGCGCGCACAGTTCTAAAGTGCCCCCAGCCAATGGccaggagacacttattatttacggCACCTTCGCCTGAGCAACATGTTTAGTTAGTTGGCCTGCGAGCTTGCTAGTCCTCAGGTCGCCTTTCTGTGTGTACCCGCCAGTTCCTGCTAGTACCTACCTGTGCCCACTTGCTCTGCTCGTTCCTGTTTATCCATGCTTGTGCCTTCCAgcatacctgcctgcacctgctgtgccagtctgcaTACCAGCCGTACCTTCTTGAACCTGCCAAGCCAGTCTGAATAACAGCCGTATCTGCCTGcatctgccatgccagtctgtatggCAGCCATATTTGCCTGCATCCGCCATGCCAGTCTGTAACCAGGCGTAtctacctgcacctgccgtgccagattgtataccagccgtacctgtttgcaactgccatgccagtctgcataccagccgtacctgcctgcacctgtatTGCCTTCCAGTATGCCAGGTCCATACATTCTTGGATGTTCCATCTTCCTGTCCTGACAGCTGCCGTGTCCCCAAGGTCTTCCCTGGAGTAGCACTTGGTGCCAattctaaccccaccatcaggggctctagcaaAGAGTCAGGTGTTCGCTTAGTCAAGCCCCTCCAGGGGCCATGGCACATTGTTTATTGGGGCTCTTAAAATCACAAAGAGGAACTTTAGTTTTTGCAATGGGGACGTAGTCTGTTTTGACAGATGTCTTACGTAAGAAAAGCCTCTGTGACATGCAGAGTGTGCTACATTACAAAGTCAGCAAGTATATGCAAGTACAGAGAAGAGCAACATGCCTTACTAGTGCTAAAGCCATACTTCTCTCTATCGTTCACTGCcatgggaaaaataataaaactcaTGTGCTGATCGAATTTTGACATTTCCACCATATATGCTTTTAAAATAAACTTACCCAATACATAAATCTTGCTGCCTCGTAGAAATGACGTAGCACCATAGCGGGGTGTTGGCATTGGCGCAAAATGGACCCAAATGTCTTTTAACATGTCAAACTGCTGAAGGAAACACTGTGGTCGCAAATCTGATCCCATTCCTCCGGCAGCATATACCCTGCAATCTGAGATGAAAACCAGAAAAGATATATAAAATATAGAAAATTCCAGAGACACATGGGCTTTTGTGTCTCTTTGAAAACTATATTCGAGTCTTTGCTCATTGTTCAGGTTCTTGAAGTCCTGATGATTTGCTCTATTACCCGTGTAAACCAATATGCCATGTATTACCCGTAGCCGTGTATTACCCGTGTAAACCAATTAGGAAGTATTAGGAAAAATAAGGCCCAGATTAGTGACATAATCAGTATTGGGTGTAGCGGGTGCGTGTCTATTTTCTTTTTTATGATCATTTGACACTTCTTAAAAATGAGTTAATGTTTCCTTGAAAATAAACTCTAGTCTTGTTAGAAATGTTTGAGCTAAGACATCTTCTCAGATTGCTATGGAAACTGTGGAATTCAGATCTCTTGAAGATCCTGCACCTTTTTTTGGAGAATTATACTTCAGCACTTTTTGGAAGgatatgcagttttttttttctgggatgaTATTAGGACAACTTTCTTAGAAGTAACTGAGCCGTAAGGTCACCTTACACATTAGCCAGAAGTTCATTGATGGTTGAACAACCTTGAAGGAGCCATTACATGTATATTAACTTTTGGCTAATGCAGCTATGTACATTTAAAGTGGCTGTCCGGCCTCAAGCTAAAAGTCTACAGTCAtgatatgtgactgcagacttgtgaatcgtcACACAGCGTGCACTGTCAGAAGAGTCTCCGGTACTGGCACTGGGAGCGGTGAgtgcgtgaccgcaagtatgtgaattATATATAAGCATCACATGCCTACTAGATGGACAAGACCTCACTCAATTCAAGGGTATTGAGCAAGGCCAGATACAGTCtaatcggaatgtggtcagaagtatgaaaatcgcatacttgcggtcacatgaatgCCCGCTCCCAGCATAGgaaaatcctcacagcacacagtgatcatgaggtgacaacccctttaagtctacaTTCACCACTACAGACTACCCATAGTTTTCAGTGATACCAGGTGAGGGACGAATTATCTTTTTGCGAACATTCTTTCAGGGAAAAATCTTTCATTTGACTATTGTACAAGCCATTCAAAACCTAGTCATTTTCATTCCAGATGATTTTGGTGTGTCATTGGTCAGCTGTGATGGCTCGTTAAAGATTAACTGTCGATTTTATTTCTTTTTCGTAAATCAATAGTACCACGTGAAAATTATAAACTTTTTAAAATATCTTATGAGAGAAATCCACTTCTTTATCTTCCAGTACTGaatattcattctcaaaattctcaattattCAGTGAATACactctttcccattactgagatagctgATCGTAGTTCGCGCTCGTAcaattctatggagaactgtaactgtcgcttcaggagaacttgcagcaaaatgtctgtgtctgtctatcTCTAGTAcctccctccatagaattttaaaaagcAATGAACTGAGGGTCAATGATAAATCAATGAGTTCTAAGATATATTAGAAATTTGCTTAATCTCATAGGTGCTATTGATTTTTTAAATAAAGATTAAGATGGTggttattttttaaatttcaccatATGAATGTTTGTTGAATTTAAAATGATTCACTTTCATCAATTTTTGTCTAACTTGGATGGCCACCTTTAGATAGCTCACAAACAATGTAAAAtgaaggtgaatgaaaggtcaaGGGACATTAATGTTTACCTCGAGCAGTGATTGAAATGCCCATGGCAGGCTCCCGTAAAGAGCTCTTTTTCTTCCACTTGCCCTCGTCGATATTGTAAACCTCTACGACCTTTAGAGGCGTCTGGTTTTCCCCCACTCCTCCAACCACCATGATTCTTTTGCCCAAAGAAACCACCGCAACTCCAGCTCTGGCAGAAGGCATGGGAGTCAAGTTAGTCCAACGGTTGACCTCAGGAGAAAACATCTCAAATGTGTTCATTGGGTTTCCTGCATCATCACATCCTCCAATAGCGAAGATTTGTCCTCCTGCTTCCACCAATGAACAGTATACCCGCGGACTAGAGAGCGATGCTAGTGACTGCCATTGGAAGTCCTTGGTAGGGGGGACCTCCATGTTGGATCAATACAACAGCAGGCAATCATTTGTCTATTCCGCAGCTGTCTCCCTAAATTCAAAATAAGAAGGGGACAACAGAAAATCATGCACTTGTCCTGTGTTATGTTGCTTTTAATTTCATGTTGCAGTAGCAGCAATGAGCAAATGAACTAGGCTGCTTTTCAGTATTGGTTGTTATGAAATTTGGCTGTAGCAAAAGATAATCAATCTTCAGTTTATGAGTAGCGCAGTCTGCAGATTCTAAATTATGAAGATTTCTGCAGATGCACTGCAGATAAAGTCTATGTAATGAAGAATAATCCTGCTGATCACTTCTATTTCCCATTAGAACATATTAAACCACATTTTCATATCCCCATAACATCTAAATCTTAAAatgttgcaaaacccaaaaatattTAACGTAACGCTATAAAGTAAAGAAACAACAAGCAAATGTGATGTAAAAAGAAATCAAAATGCTTTAGTATGATAAAAAGTTAATTTACGGTAATTGGTAAGGTGCAAGGTGCTACTATTGTAGTCAAGCACTGAAGCTAACTCCctcaaagaggacctgtcaccaggtcaaaagtggacagtttttgcctttattttattccccctgctcccctgagtatgccattttttttgtttaattcgtCATACAATTCCAGAGATATCAGCCATTTTTATTTAGTGAtagtttttatggtctttacctggGGTGTAGTTCATAGGATTTTCTGGGGGTGTATTTAgactgctctgcattattaacctGAAAGCAACGctcctttgttaaaaaaaaaaaaaaagattatcgcTAAATAAAAAATCTCTGGACTCCTATGGTGGATAAAAAAGCAGGGTACTTAGGGGAGCATCAGGaatcaaataaaacaaaaactggtcacttttgatGTGGAAACAGGTCTGCTTTAAAGTCTGTGTGACATTTAATAGCCTATTGATAGGCTTTCCCCAATTGCATTAGGATATTACAGACTTCTTGTTATTTTTTGGGTAATGCGACTGTAAGGGTGTTAACAGAGGCTGCTATATGCCTCTCCCCCTTAAAACAGCATTTGTAAAGAAGTGTGTTCTTATATGTGATTTGATTCCATTTTTGTAACTTGTAATAATGACTGGTATTGAAGAAATATATTATATACTGTAGGTAGATGTGAATATAACCAACTAATACTGAATAGTTGAATAAAGTGCAATACTACCCATGAACAATtcataaaaagcaaaaagtgcacatTTAAAgaagggggtatatatatatatacacgtgtatgAAAATTCATATATGTGTAACCAGGGAGTGATGAAGTGGCAGCGAAACGtgagttggagtggtgtgtgcgggagCAGCGGTGCGTCATATCGGTTGGTATTTGTGGctgatttatttactattttgctcTTTGCCCATATAATTGCACCTTAATCAGAAGAGTTTTTAAGCACTGGCACTTTTTTAATGAATTTTATTTATTTGGTTACACATATATGAACTTTcatacacgtgtatatatatatatatatatatatatatatatatatatatatatacatatatccctTTCTTTATatgtgcactttttgctttttatgaATTGTTCATGGCTAGTTTTGCACTTTTTTCGGTTATTCAGTATTAGTTGGTTATattcacatctatctatctatctatctatctatctatctatctatctatctatctatctatctatctatctatctaatacaattgtctaagggtcacttccgtgtgtccttctgtctgtctgtcacggatattcattggtggcggcctctgtctgtcatggcatccaagtcgctgattggtcgtggccaaacgcccacgaccattgccacgaccaatcagcgacggccacagtccggtcaCAGTATagacgctctttcctccccgcagtcagtgcccactccatactcacctccagtcatccagtcagccctcacacagggataatgccagcgttaccggagcgtggtgtaacgcactccagttacgcagctattaaccctgtatgaccaactttttactattgatgctgcgtatgcagatctaatgttacaaataagaataataaagaaaaaagattattctcaccctccgacgtgcgccctGTCCTCggaaagcggcaggttccggtgctaaggatgctatgcgagaaggacctgccatgatgtcacgatcATGCGAGGTGACAGGActgcaaggggccctcggaaggtgagtatatgtttattttttattttttaacctgttacatacatggctgggcaatatactacgtagctgggcaatatactatgtgactggccaatatactacgtgactgggcagtatactacgtgtctgtgctgtatactacgtagctctgtgctgtatactacatggctgggcaatatactacgtcactgggcaatatactacgtaactgggcaatatactacatgactgggcaatatactacgtgactgggcaatatactgcgtggctgggcaatatactacgtggctgggcaatatactacatgactgggcaatatactacgtggctgg
The Ranitomeya imitator isolate aRanImi1 chromosome 3, aRanImi1.pri, whole genome shotgun sequence genome window above contains:
- the KLHDC8A gene encoding kelch domain-containing protein 8A, whose protein sequence is MEVPPTKDFQWQSLASLSSPRVYCSLVEAGGQIFAIGGCDDAGNPMNTFEMFSPEVNRWTNLTPMPSARAGVAVVSLGKRIMVVGGVGENQTPLKVVEVYNIDEGKWKKKSSLREPAMGISITARDCRVYAAGGMGSDLRPQCFLQQFDMLKDIWVHFAPMPTPRYGATSFLRGSKIYVLGGRQSKYAVNAFEVFDTDSRSWTKFPSIPNKRAYSRFVISEGSLYSLGGLRQGGTYRRPKFTKTVDIFEMEQGGWMKTDRSCFLRKRRADFVAGAIHGRVVVAGGLGNQPSVLETTEIFHPLKNRWESLSPMPNPRCACATMVLKNRLYAIGGVNQGPSSAVDMLSLIES